The proteins below are encoded in one region of Winogradskyella helgolandensis:
- a CDS encoding PQQ-dependent sugar dehydrogenase — MKLQKHFLIITLIVTMLSCKSERKKEMTVSNDEKEMISQKPADTVQTAIGEVILPKPYATESVRKENSLVDWPEGKMPMAPDGFTVTKFADGFQNPRWTYIAPNGDIFVCEANTKDSAGLITVLRDKNNDGTIELRETFLDDLKQPLGMLIIDDYFYVANTDGLYKYPYKSGLTALDPTKGKKIVDLPAGGYNHHWTRNIITNKTQDKIYISVGSASNVGEYGMDEEIRRANILEVDLNGANEKIYASGLRNPVGMDWNPVNGELWTAVNERDELGDNLVPDYVTSVKKGGFYGWPYAYFGSIEDPRLEGEAPDLVAKTIIPDVSVGPHTASLGLTFYEDGNFPAKYKNGIFVGQHGSWNRSVLSGYRVVFIPFENGNPAGEPEDFLTGFIADDNDTDVYGRPVCVAVTPSGDLLVNDDSGNTIWKVSYNN; from the coding sequence ATGAAACTACAAAAACACTTCCTGATTATAACCCTAATCGTTACTATGTTATCCTGTAAATCGGAAAGAAAAAAAGAAATGACAGTTTCCAACGATGAGAAAGAAATGATATCCCAAAAACCTGCAGATACCGTTCAAACGGCTATAGGAGAAGTTATTTTACCCAAACCTTATGCCACAGAATCTGTAAGAAAAGAAAATAGTTTAGTTGACTGGCCAGAAGGAAAAATGCCTATGGCACCAGATGGTTTTACCGTCACGAAATTTGCGGATGGCTTCCAAAATCCACGTTGGACCTACATTGCCCCAAACGGAGATATTTTCGTTTGTGAAGCTAACACAAAAGATAGTGCAGGTCTTATTACCGTTCTACGAGATAAAAATAATGATGGCACCATTGAACTTAGAGAAACCTTTCTAGACGATTTAAAACAACCTTTAGGAATGCTAATTATTGACGATTATTTCTATGTAGCCAATACAGACGGTCTTTATAAATATCCTTATAAATCAGGTCTAACAGCTTTAGATCCAACAAAAGGCAAAAAGATAGTGGATCTTCCTGCTGGTGGCTATAACCATCACTGGACTCGAAATATCATTACCAATAAAACACAAGATAAAATTTATATTTCAGTAGGTTCTGCTAGTAATGTTGGAGAATACGGCATGGATGAAGAAATTCGTCGTGCTAATATATTAGAAGTGGATTTAAACGGAGCGAATGAAAAAATTTACGCGAGCGGACTTAGAAATCCAGTTGGTATGGATTGGAATCCTGTTAACGGAGAACTATGGACCGCAGTAAATGAGCGTGATGAGCTTGGTGACAACCTTGTGCCCGATTATGTAACTAGTGTTAAGAAAGGTGGATTTTACGGTTGGCCTTATGCGTATTTTGGTTCTATTGAAGATCCAAGATTGGAAGGTGAAGCACCAGATCTAGTTGCTAAAACCATAATTCCTGATGTTTCGGTAGGACCTCACACGGCATCTTTAGGACTCACGTTTTATGAGGATGGAAATTTTCCTGCTAAATATAAAAACGGGATATTTGTTGGGCAACATGGTTCTTGGAACCGTTCCGTGCTTTCAGGATATCGTGTGGTTTTCATCCCTTTTGAAAATGGAAATCCTGCTGGAGAACCCGAAGATTTTTTAACGGGTTTTATAGCCGATGATAATGATACTGATGTTTATGGAAGACCAGTTTGTGTTGCAGTGACACCATCTGGAGACCTATTAGTTAATGATGATTCTGGGAATACCATTTGGAAAGTGAGTTACAATAATTAA